Proteins found in one Candidatus Thermoplasmatota archaeon genomic segment:
- a CDS encoding type II secretion system F family protein: protein MAKEDRELLYAIWAMEVLVSSGIGLESAIKHVAESDYGKISREFKKALAKPEAMSESLEKALSKLAIETKSKSLKKTIGILTRSLKSETGVGDALRTLAEHETQERKARIQGFIEKLALVSEIFIMILLIPVVIVVISATSLLPIGSAMLDPTKTKLILFAIIFLLAMLMVWAKILETEA from the coding sequence ATGGCTAAAGAGGACCGAGAATTATTATACGCAATTTGGGCTATGGAAGTGCTTGTGAGCTCAGGTATAGGTCTAGAAAGTGCAATAAAGCATGTTGCCGAAAGTGATTATGGTAAAATTTCAAGAGAATTCAAAAAAGCTTTAGCAAAGCCTGAGGCTATGAGTGAGAGCCTTGAGAAAGCGCTCAGCAAACTAGCAATAGAGACGAAATCCAAGAGCTTAAAGAAAACCATTGGGATATTAACAAGAAGTTTGAAAAGCGAGACAGGAGTAGGCGATGCTTTAAGAACGCTCGCAGAGCATGAGACACAAGAACGAAAAGCCAGAATTCAAGGTTTTATAGAAAAGCTCGCACTAGTATCTGAAATTTTCATTATGATACTGTTGATTCCTGTAGTGATTGTAGTTATAAGCGCTACTTCATTACTGCCAATCGGGAGCGCGATGCTCGATCCCACGAAAACCAAACTAATCTTGTTTGCCATCATATTTCTGCTGGCTATGTTAATGGTATGGGCTAAAATTTTAGAAACTGAGGCTTGA